From one Notolabrus celidotus isolate fNotCel1 chromosome 2, fNotCel1.pri, whole genome shotgun sequence genomic stretch:
- the abl2 gene encoding tyrosine-protein kinase ABL2 isoform X1: protein MGQQVGRVGESTSTGLQPPQPHAPQPHQGKGNRGSGAGRRPREPGSSSTGTPPGRAAVVNVPDPGINIFVQHSEALHRPFGLDSAALTEAVRWSSKENLLGAAESDPNLFVALYDFVASGDNTLSITKGEKLRVLGYNQNGEWSEVRSKNGQGWVPSNYITPVNSLEKHSWYHGPVSRSAAEYLLSSLINGSFLVRESESSPGQLSISLRYEGRVYHYRINTSSDGKVYVTSESRFATLAELVHHHSTVADGLVTTLHYPAPKCNKPTVYGVSPIHDKWEMERTDITMKHKLGGGQYGEVYVGVWKKYNLTVAVKTLKEDTMEVEEFLKEAAVMKEVKHPNLVQLLGVCTLEPPFYIVTEYMPHGNLLDYLRDCDKEEVNAVVLLYMATQISSAMEYLEKKNFIHRDLAARNCLVGENHVVKVADFGLSRLMTGDTYTAHAGAKFPIKWTAPESLAYNTFSIKSDVWAFGVLLWEIATYGMSPYPGIDLSQVYDLLEKGYRMEQPEGCPPKVYELMRACWQWSPLDRPSFAEIHQAFETMFHDSSISEEVAEELCKTASSGHCGPLHSFSHDMPLLPSKSRTLHKHTENKENIEGGLDGRSDHSTHSHSGWASTLLGGEGRSGSSPALPRKQQPRDKSPASLLEDTQDMGTFTRDRKTGFFSSFIKKKSSSSSSSSSSPSSQLQHNLPTPPKRSSSFREMETQPHKKYEPTADFSAPPPLPQSDSIGGFSASPSHSHGEPAQGQSRCCGAAFGQKPSSGGFGSQVSGSSWSGLAGFFTPRLIKKTLGLRTGKTASSEESGSVAGGPKPFPRSNSTSSMSAGLPDLERMALTLPRNRSAKPPLERTASTTSQPENGAARPSESLLRRMDEGTAQIRERPKAKLLPRGTAAGVRAPGVGGEVGESDSLSRVRDGREESQGGLDRQQSWPSPSKTSSSSASSAGAPTHNHKVPVLISPTLKHSPADVHLVGLDSQGNRFKLLSEHQADRDRPRLVKPKCAPPPPPTLRSLQHSYSGDGEEQVGVATIEVNGDTLKGHRSGRTSGGATTGRPSVPPPQVPPASSPFLPTPCSATTNTTPTKMANGATNTVSSAHTASSAGSKVALRRTRQQAERVPLERVSREALLECAECLSSALHASSESPASSQVLDAGHQLLDYCSGYVDCIPQMRNKFAFREAVGKLELSLQELRASSSGGGGLSSVGSNTVLDNLHGCIKEISDVVQR, encoded by the exons AAGCTCTCCACCGGCCATTCGGCCTGGACTCTGCGGCCCTGACGGAGGCGGTGCGCTGGAGCTCCAAAGAAAACCTACTGGGGGCGGCCGAGAGCGACCCGAACCTCTTTGTTGCACTTTATGACTTTGTCGCCAGCGGAGACAACACACTCAGCATCACCAAAG GTGAGAAGCTGCGTGTTCTTGGCTACAACCAGAATGGAGAATGGAGTGAAGTGCGCTCTAAGAACGGCCAGGGTTGGGTGCCGTCCAACTACATCACGCCAGTCAACAGTCTAGAGAAACACAGCTGGTACCATGGGCCCGTGTCACGTAGTGCGGCAGAGTACCTGCTCTCGTCCCTCATCAACGGCAGTTTCCTGGTCCGGGAAAGTGAGAGCAGCCCCGGGCAGCTGTCTATTTCTCTCCGCTATGAGGGGAGGGTCTACCACTATCGGATCAACACATCCTCGGATGGAAAG gTGTATGTCACGTCAGAAAGTCGCTTCGCCACCCTAGCAGAGCTTGTCCACCACCACTCCACTGTAGCTGATGGCCTGGTCACCACCCTGCACTACCCAGCACCTAAATGTAACAAGCCCACAGTGTATGGCGTGTCACCCATCCATGACAAGTGGGAGATGGAGCGCACAGATATCACCATGAAGCACAAGCTGGGAGGAGGCCAGTATGGGGAGGTGTATGTGGGAGTGTGGAAAAAGTACAACCTCACAGTGGCAGTGAAAACACTAAAG GAGGACACTATGGAAGTTGAAGAGTTTTTGAAAGAGGCAGCCGTTATGAAGGAGGTGAAACATCCAAACCTCGTTCAGCTGCTAG GTGTGTGTACGCTGGAGCCACCTTTCTACATCGTGACAGAGTACATGCCACACGGCAACCTGCTGGACTACTTGAGAGATTGTGACAAGGAGGAGGTGAATGCTGTGGTGCTGCTGTACATGGCCACACAGATCTCCTCTGCCATGGAATACCTGGAGAAGAAGAACTTCATACACAG AGATCTCGCAGCGAGGAATTGCCTGGTCGGGGAGAATCATGTCGTGAAGGTTGCTGACTTTGGCCTGAGCAGGCTGATGACAGGTGACACTTACACTGCCCATGCTGGGGCCAAGTTCCCAATTAAATGGACTGCACCAGAGAGCCTCGCATACAACACTTTCTCCATCAAGTCTGATGTTTGGG CATTTGGGGTGCTGCTATGGGAAATTGCCACCTATGGCATGTCTCCATACCCAGGCATTGATCTGTCTCAGGTCTATGACCTCCTGGAGAAAGGTTACCGCATGGAACAGCCTGAAGGATGCCCACCAAAAGTCTATGAACTCATGCGAGCAT GTTGGCAATGGAGCCCACTAGACCGGCCATCATTTGCAGAGATCCACCAAGCCTTTGAAACGATGTTCCACGACTCCAGCATCTCTGAAG AGGTGGCAGAGGAGCTTTGTAAGACCGCCTCTTCTGGTCACTGCGGACCCCTACACTCCTTCAGTCACGACATGCCCCTATTGCCTTCCAAATCTCGCACACTCCACAAGCACACagaaaacaaggaaaatatCGAGGGTGGACTTGACGGACGGTCTGACCACAGCACGCACAGTCACTCAG GCTGGGCGTCTACGTTGTTAGGCGGGGAGGGTCGATCAGGCAGCTCCCCAGCTCTGCCTAGAAAACAGCAGCCCAGAGATAAGTCCCCTGCCAGCCTTTTAGAAGACACACAGGATATGGGCACATTTACACGAGACCGCAAGACTGGCTTCTTTAGCTCTTTCATAAAGAAAAAATCTTCCTCttcgtcctcttcttcttcatcaccgTCCTCTCAGCTCCAACATAACCTTCCGACACCCCCGAAAAGGAGCAGTTCATTCCGGGAGATGGAAACGCAGCCTCATAAAAAATACGAGCCCACCGCTGATTTCAGCGCCCCTCCTCCCCTACCCCAGTCGGACAGTATCGGTGGcttctctgcctctccctctcactctcacGGGGAGCCTGCCCAGGGTCAGTCACGCTGCTGCGGAGCTGCTTTTGGACAGAAACCCTCTAGTGGGGGGTTTGGTTCACAGGTGTCTGGCAGCAGTTGGAGTGGGTTGGCTGGTTTTTTCACACCTAGACTTATCAAAAAGACCCTGGGGCTACGGACAGGAAAGACAGCCTCTTCAGAGGAGAGTGGGAGTGTAGCTGGAGGGCCCAAACCCTTCCCTAGGTCCAATTCTACCTCCTCTATGTCAGCCGGGTTGCCTGACCTGGAGCGAATGGCTCTGACTCTACCCAGAAACCGCAGTGCTAAACCCCCTCTGGAGAGGACTGCCTCTACAACCTCCCAGCCAGAGAACGGGGCCGCACGGCCCTCAGAATCTCTGCTGAGGAGGATGGATGAGGGCACCGCACAGATCAGGGAAAGGCCCAAAGCCAAACTACTACCCCGGGGCACTGCTGCAGGGGTGAGGGCACCAGGGGTTGGGGGGGAGGTGGGGGAATCGGACAGTCTGTCTCGGGTCAGGGATGGCAGAGAGGAGAGCCAGGGAGGTCTGGACAGGCAGCAGAGTTGGCCGTCTCCCTCTAAGACTTCTAGTTCGAGTGCTTCATCAGCTGGTGCACCAACTCACAACCACAAAGTTCCTGTCCTGATCTCTCCCACGCTGAAGCACAGCCCAGCTGACGTGCACCTTGTCGGGTTAGACTCTCAGGGGAACCGCTTTAAACTGCTGTCTGAACACCAAGCAGATCGGGACAGGCCACGGCTTGTGAAACCCAAATGTGCgccgcctcctcctcccactTTGCGCAGCCTACAACACTCATACAGCGGCGACGGAGAGGAGCAGGTAGGAGTAGCAACCATAGAAGTAAATGGAGACACATTGAAAGGTCATAGGTCAGGGCGGACGTCAGGAGGAGCAACGACGGGCAGACCGTCAGTGCCACCACCACAAGTGCCTCCTGCATCTTCCCCCTTCTTACCCACGCCCTGCTCTGCCACCACAAACACAACTCCCACCAAAATGGCCAACGGAGCCACCAACACTGTCTCCTCCGCGCACACAGCGTCATCTGCAGGTTCCAAAGTGGCTCTGCGGAGAACCAGGCAGCAGGCAGAGCGTGTGCCCTTGGAGCGTGTCAGCCGTGAAGCCCTGCTGGAGTGTGCCGAGTGCCTGAGCAGCGCGCTCCACGCCAGTTCTGAAAGCCCCGCCAGCAGCCAGGTGCTGGACGCTGGCCACCAGCTGCTCGACTACTGCTCAGGTTACGTGGACTGCATCCCTCAGATGAGGAACAAATTTGCCTTCCGGGAGGCGGTGGGGAAGCTGGAGCTCAGTCTGCAGGAATTGCGGGCCTCGTCATCAGGAGGCGGAGGGCTGAGCAGTGTGGGGTCCAACACTGTACTGGACAACCTGCACGGCTGTATAAAAGAGATTAGCGACGTAGTGCAGAGGTAG
- the abl2 gene encoding tyrosine-protein kinase ABL2 isoform X2, whose protein sequence is MGQQVGRVGESTSTGLQPPQPHAPQPHQGKGNRGSGAGRRPREPGSSSTGTPPGRAAVVNVPDPGINIFVQHSALHRPFGLDSAALTEAVRWSSKENLLGAAESDPNLFVALYDFVASGDNTLSITKGEKLRVLGYNQNGEWSEVRSKNGQGWVPSNYITPVNSLEKHSWYHGPVSRSAAEYLLSSLINGSFLVRESESSPGQLSISLRYEGRVYHYRINTSSDGKVYVTSESRFATLAELVHHHSTVADGLVTTLHYPAPKCNKPTVYGVSPIHDKWEMERTDITMKHKLGGGQYGEVYVGVWKKYNLTVAVKTLKEDTMEVEEFLKEAAVMKEVKHPNLVQLLGVCTLEPPFYIVTEYMPHGNLLDYLRDCDKEEVNAVVLLYMATQISSAMEYLEKKNFIHRDLAARNCLVGENHVVKVADFGLSRLMTGDTYTAHAGAKFPIKWTAPESLAYNTFSIKSDVWAFGVLLWEIATYGMSPYPGIDLSQVYDLLEKGYRMEQPEGCPPKVYELMRACWQWSPLDRPSFAEIHQAFETMFHDSSISEEVAEELCKTASSGHCGPLHSFSHDMPLLPSKSRTLHKHTENKENIEGGLDGRSDHSTHSHSGWASTLLGGEGRSGSSPALPRKQQPRDKSPASLLEDTQDMGTFTRDRKTGFFSSFIKKKSSSSSSSSSSPSSQLQHNLPTPPKRSSSFREMETQPHKKYEPTADFSAPPPLPQSDSIGGFSASPSHSHGEPAQGQSRCCGAAFGQKPSSGGFGSQVSGSSWSGLAGFFTPRLIKKTLGLRTGKTASSEESGSVAGGPKPFPRSNSTSSMSAGLPDLERMALTLPRNRSAKPPLERTASTTSQPENGAARPSESLLRRMDEGTAQIRERPKAKLLPRGTAAGVRAPGVGGEVGESDSLSRVRDGREESQGGLDRQQSWPSPSKTSSSSASSAGAPTHNHKVPVLISPTLKHSPADVHLVGLDSQGNRFKLLSEHQADRDRPRLVKPKCAPPPPPTLRSLQHSYSGDGEEQVGVATIEVNGDTLKGHRSGRTSGGATTGRPSVPPPQVPPASSPFLPTPCSATTNTTPTKMANGATNTVSSAHTASSAGSKVALRRTRQQAERVPLERVSREALLECAECLSSALHASSESPASSQVLDAGHQLLDYCSGYVDCIPQMRNKFAFREAVGKLELSLQELRASSSGGGGLSSVGSNTVLDNLHGCIKEISDVVQR, encoded by the exons CTCTCCACCGGCCATTCGGCCTGGACTCTGCGGCCCTGACGGAGGCGGTGCGCTGGAGCTCCAAAGAAAACCTACTGGGGGCGGCCGAGAGCGACCCGAACCTCTTTGTTGCACTTTATGACTTTGTCGCCAGCGGAGACAACACACTCAGCATCACCAAAG GTGAGAAGCTGCGTGTTCTTGGCTACAACCAGAATGGAGAATGGAGTGAAGTGCGCTCTAAGAACGGCCAGGGTTGGGTGCCGTCCAACTACATCACGCCAGTCAACAGTCTAGAGAAACACAGCTGGTACCATGGGCCCGTGTCACGTAGTGCGGCAGAGTACCTGCTCTCGTCCCTCATCAACGGCAGTTTCCTGGTCCGGGAAAGTGAGAGCAGCCCCGGGCAGCTGTCTATTTCTCTCCGCTATGAGGGGAGGGTCTACCACTATCGGATCAACACATCCTCGGATGGAAAG gTGTATGTCACGTCAGAAAGTCGCTTCGCCACCCTAGCAGAGCTTGTCCACCACCACTCCACTGTAGCTGATGGCCTGGTCACCACCCTGCACTACCCAGCACCTAAATGTAACAAGCCCACAGTGTATGGCGTGTCACCCATCCATGACAAGTGGGAGATGGAGCGCACAGATATCACCATGAAGCACAAGCTGGGAGGAGGCCAGTATGGGGAGGTGTATGTGGGAGTGTGGAAAAAGTACAACCTCACAGTGGCAGTGAAAACACTAAAG GAGGACACTATGGAAGTTGAAGAGTTTTTGAAAGAGGCAGCCGTTATGAAGGAGGTGAAACATCCAAACCTCGTTCAGCTGCTAG GTGTGTGTACGCTGGAGCCACCTTTCTACATCGTGACAGAGTACATGCCACACGGCAACCTGCTGGACTACTTGAGAGATTGTGACAAGGAGGAGGTGAATGCTGTGGTGCTGCTGTACATGGCCACACAGATCTCCTCTGCCATGGAATACCTGGAGAAGAAGAACTTCATACACAG AGATCTCGCAGCGAGGAATTGCCTGGTCGGGGAGAATCATGTCGTGAAGGTTGCTGACTTTGGCCTGAGCAGGCTGATGACAGGTGACACTTACACTGCCCATGCTGGGGCCAAGTTCCCAATTAAATGGACTGCACCAGAGAGCCTCGCATACAACACTTTCTCCATCAAGTCTGATGTTTGGG CATTTGGGGTGCTGCTATGGGAAATTGCCACCTATGGCATGTCTCCATACCCAGGCATTGATCTGTCTCAGGTCTATGACCTCCTGGAGAAAGGTTACCGCATGGAACAGCCTGAAGGATGCCCACCAAAAGTCTATGAACTCATGCGAGCAT GTTGGCAATGGAGCCCACTAGACCGGCCATCATTTGCAGAGATCCACCAAGCCTTTGAAACGATGTTCCACGACTCCAGCATCTCTGAAG AGGTGGCAGAGGAGCTTTGTAAGACCGCCTCTTCTGGTCACTGCGGACCCCTACACTCCTTCAGTCACGACATGCCCCTATTGCCTTCCAAATCTCGCACACTCCACAAGCACACagaaaacaaggaaaatatCGAGGGTGGACTTGACGGACGGTCTGACCACAGCACGCACAGTCACTCAG GCTGGGCGTCTACGTTGTTAGGCGGGGAGGGTCGATCAGGCAGCTCCCCAGCTCTGCCTAGAAAACAGCAGCCCAGAGATAAGTCCCCTGCCAGCCTTTTAGAAGACACACAGGATATGGGCACATTTACACGAGACCGCAAGACTGGCTTCTTTAGCTCTTTCATAAAGAAAAAATCTTCCTCttcgtcctcttcttcttcatcaccgTCCTCTCAGCTCCAACATAACCTTCCGACACCCCCGAAAAGGAGCAGTTCATTCCGGGAGATGGAAACGCAGCCTCATAAAAAATACGAGCCCACCGCTGATTTCAGCGCCCCTCCTCCCCTACCCCAGTCGGACAGTATCGGTGGcttctctgcctctccctctcactctcacGGGGAGCCTGCCCAGGGTCAGTCACGCTGCTGCGGAGCTGCTTTTGGACAGAAACCCTCTAGTGGGGGGTTTGGTTCACAGGTGTCTGGCAGCAGTTGGAGTGGGTTGGCTGGTTTTTTCACACCTAGACTTATCAAAAAGACCCTGGGGCTACGGACAGGAAAGACAGCCTCTTCAGAGGAGAGTGGGAGTGTAGCTGGAGGGCCCAAACCCTTCCCTAGGTCCAATTCTACCTCCTCTATGTCAGCCGGGTTGCCTGACCTGGAGCGAATGGCTCTGACTCTACCCAGAAACCGCAGTGCTAAACCCCCTCTGGAGAGGACTGCCTCTACAACCTCCCAGCCAGAGAACGGGGCCGCACGGCCCTCAGAATCTCTGCTGAGGAGGATGGATGAGGGCACCGCACAGATCAGGGAAAGGCCCAAAGCCAAACTACTACCCCGGGGCACTGCTGCAGGGGTGAGGGCACCAGGGGTTGGGGGGGAGGTGGGGGAATCGGACAGTCTGTCTCGGGTCAGGGATGGCAGAGAGGAGAGCCAGGGAGGTCTGGACAGGCAGCAGAGTTGGCCGTCTCCCTCTAAGACTTCTAGTTCGAGTGCTTCATCAGCTGGTGCACCAACTCACAACCACAAAGTTCCTGTCCTGATCTCTCCCACGCTGAAGCACAGCCCAGCTGACGTGCACCTTGTCGGGTTAGACTCTCAGGGGAACCGCTTTAAACTGCTGTCTGAACACCAAGCAGATCGGGACAGGCCACGGCTTGTGAAACCCAAATGTGCgccgcctcctcctcccactTTGCGCAGCCTACAACACTCATACAGCGGCGACGGAGAGGAGCAGGTAGGAGTAGCAACCATAGAAGTAAATGGAGACACATTGAAAGGTCATAGGTCAGGGCGGACGTCAGGAGGAGCAACGACGGGCAGACCGTCAGTGCCACCACCACAAGTGCCTCCTGCATCTTCCCCCTTCTTACCCACGCCCTGCTCTGCCACCACAAACACAACTCCCACCAAAATGGCCAACGGAGCCACCAACACTGTCTCCTCCGCGCACACAGCGTCATCTGCAGGTTCCAAAGTGGCTCTGCGGAGAACCAGGCAGCAGGCAGAGCGTGTGCCCTTGGAGCGTGTCAGCCGTGAAGCCCTGCTGGAGTGTGCCGAGTGCCTGAGCAGCGCGCTCCACGCCAGTTCTGAAAGCCCCGCCAGCAGCCAGGTGCTGGACGCTGGCCACCAGCTGCTCGACTACTGCTCAGGTTACGTGGACTGCATCCCTCAGATGAGGAACAAATTTGCCTTCCGGGAGGCGGTGGGGAAGCTGGAGCTCAGTCTGCAGGAATTGCGGGCCTCGTCATCAGGAGGCGGAGGGCTGAGCAGTGTGGGGTCCAACACTGTACTGGACAACCTGCACGGCTGTATAAAAGAGATTAGCGACGTAGTGCAGAGGTAG